The proteins below come from a single Triplophysa rosa linkage group LG12, Trosa_1v2, whole genome shotgun sequence genomic window:
- the mc1r gene encoding melanocyte-stimulating hormone receptor: MNDSSLRNHFGITHMDHSAQHSYNIDTNITFSSNVTLGERNFTGISQIMIPQELFLVLGLISLVENILVVVAIIKNRNLHSPMYYFICCLAVSDMLVSVSNVVETLFMLLMEQGLLLITAKMLQHLDNVIDIMICSSVVSSLSFLCTIAADRYITIFYALRYHSIMTTRRAVAIIAVVWLTSITSSSLFIMYHTNSAVIACFVSFFGVALVFTAALYLHMFILAHVHSRRIRALHKSRRQATSMKGAITLTILLGVFIICWGPFFLHLILILICPTNPYCQCYFGHFNLFLILFICNSLIDPLIYAYRSQELRKTLKEIVFCSWCFVM, from the coding sequence ATGAACGACTCGTCACTTCGCAATCACTTCGGCATCACGCACATGGATCACAGCGCGCAACATTCATACAATATCGACACGAACATCACTTTCAGCAGCAACGTAACGCTCGGGGAGAGGAACTTCACGGGCATCTCCCAAATCATGATCCCCCAGGAACTGTTTCTCGTGCTCGGTTTGATCAGTTTGGTGGAGAACATTTTGGTGGTTGTGGCGATCATCAAGAACAGAAATCTCCATTCCCCCATGTATTATTTCATCTGCTGTCTGGCGGTGTCTGACATGCTGGTGAGCGTAAGCAATGTGGTGGAGACGCTCTTCATGTTATTGATGGAGCAGGGGCTGCTGCTCATCACGGCAAAGATGTTACAACACCTGGACAACGTGATCGACATCATGATCTGCAGCTCGGTCGTCTCTTCGTTGTCGTTCCTGTGCACCATCGCGGCGGACCGCTACATCACCATATTTTACGCGCTTCGCTACCACAGCATCATGACCACGAGGCGCGCCGTGGCCATCATCGCGGTGGTTTGGCTTacgagcatcacctccagctctTTATTTATCATGTACCACACGAACAGTGCGGTCATCGCCTGTTTCGTCTCGTTTTTTGGCGTGGCGCTGGTGTTCACGGCGGCCCTATACCTGCACATGTTCATCCTGGCGCACGTTCACTCCAGGCGCATCAGGGCTCTCCACAAGAGCCGCCGGCAGGCCACCAGCATGAAGGGAGCTATCACTCTGACCATCCTGCTTGGGGTTTTTATCATCTGTTGGGGGCCATTCTTCCTCCACCTCATTCTCATACTCATCTGTCCCACAAACCCGTATTGCCAGTGTTACTTCGGCCACTTTAACCTCTTTCTGATCCTTTTCATATGCAACTCGCTCATAGATCCTCTCATTTACGCGTACCGCAGCCAGGAGCTGCGCAAGACTCTCAAGGAAATAGTCTTCTGTTCGTGGTGCTTTGTAATGTGA